The Actinopolyspora erythraea genome has a segment encoding these proteins:
- a CDS encoding YdcF family protein: MSHPPESAQPRRRGRVAVWGRRTVLGALLVASLVLGGTAFRVWQVALVDQRHSADMIVVLGAAQYNGDPSPVLRGRLEHALELYRDGRSEHIVTVGGNQRGDNYTEAQASRIWLVEHGVPERDVFEAEFGSDTLRSIRAVSELAGRHDWESALIVSDPWHSWRCRTMAEDQGLRAMVSPTRSGPTGEVRTAYILREAAAMLFYRVMHSSADITGYGLD, translated from the coding sequence GTGAGCCATCCCCCCGAATCCGCACAGCCACGGCGCCGCGGCCGGGTCGCCGTCTGGGGCCGCAGGACCGTTCTCGGTGCGCTGCTGGTCGCTTCGCTGGTGCTCGGTGGAACGGCCTTCCGGGTCTGGCAGGTGGCACTGGTCGACCAGCGGCACAGTGCCGACATGATCGTGGTGCTCGGGGCGGCGCAGTACAACGGGGATCCGTCCCCGGTGCTGCGTGGCCGTCTGGAGCACGCCCTGGAGCTCTACCGCGACGGGCGCTCCGAACACATCGTCACCGTCGGGGGCAACCAGCGCGGTGACAACTACACCGAGGCCCAGGCGAGCCGCATCTGGCTCGTCGAGCACGGCGTCCCGGAACGTGACGTGTTCGAGGCCGAGTTCGGCAGCGACACGCTCCGCAGCATCCGCGCCGTCTCCGAGCTGGCCGGGCGGCACGACTGGGAGTCGGCGCTGATCGTCAGCGATCCGTGGCACTCCTGGCGCTGCCGCACGATGGCCGAGGACCAGGGGCTGCGGGCGATGGTCTCGCCGACCCGGAGCGGGCCGACGGGTGAGGTGCGGACCGCCTACATCCTGCGGGAGGCGGCCGCGATGCTGTTCTACCGCGTCATGCACTCCTCGGCCGACATCACCGGCTACGGGCTCGATTGA
- a CDS encoding deoxyguanosinetriphosphate triphosphohydrolase, whose amino-acid sequence MSASEPPGYTEHDRQRLLDEAPKLAESSDGEPLSRSPFARDRARVLHSAALRRLAGKTQVMGPEEGDVPRTRLTHSLEVAQIGRAIALDLGADPDVVDTAGLAHDIGHPPFGHNGEHALAELAADCGGFEGNAQTLRILTRLEPKLVAPDGTECGLNLTRACLDAATKYPWPLSYEAGGKFGVYESDLAVFRWFRRAAPAGRRCLEAQIMDWADDVAYSVHDLEDGVHTGRISPRALLDPEERGEILRIAGKYFRQQRWLDAGLLESAASELVTGPALAAVLDYDGSVAAQVGLKRLTSELVGRFASAAVRATRAEFGSGPLTRYAADLVVPEQVAAEVAVLKAMALRYVMSDPERLRLQQSQRRILTELVNALVERAPASLTPVAAAAWEAAPDDGGRLRAVLDQVASFTDAQAVSWHARWVFGTDCSV is encoded by the coding sequence ATGTCCGCGTCCGAGCCACCCGGCTACACCGAGCACGACCGGCAGCGGTTGCTCGACGAGGCCCCCAAGCTCGCCGAGTCGAGCGACGGTGAACCGCTGTCGCGTTCGCCGTTCGCGCGTGACCGTGCGCGGGTGCTGCACTCGGCGGCGCTGCGTCGGCTGGCGGGCAAGACCCAGGTGATGGGGCCGGAGGAGGGGGATGTCCCCCGCACGAGGTTGACCCACTCCCTGGAGGTCGCCCAGATCGGTCGCGCCATCGCCCTGGATCTGGGGGCCGACCCCGACGTGGTGGACACGGCCGGGCTGGCCCACGACATCGGCCATCCGCCGTTCGGGCACAACGGGGAGCACGCGCTCGCGGAGCTCGCGGCTGACTGCGGTGGTTTCGAGGGAAACGCGCAGACCTTGCGCATCCTGACGAGGTTGGAACCCAAGCTGGTGGCCCCGGACGGCACCGAGTGCGGCCTCAACCTCACCCGTGCCTGCCTGGACGCGGCCACGAAGTACCCGTGGCCGTTGTCGTACGAGGCAGGCGGCAAGTTCGGTGTCTACGAGTCGGACCTGGCGGTGTTTCGGTGGTTCCGACGGGCGGCGCCGGCCGGGCGGCGTTGCCTGGAGGCGCAGATCATGGACTGGGCCGACGACGTCGCCTACTCGGTGCACGACCTGGAGGACGGGGTGCACACCGGGCGGATCTCGCCGCGTGCGCTGCTGGACCCCGAGGAACGCGGGGAGATCCTGCGCATCGCGGGCAAGTACTTCCGGCAGCAGCGCTGGTTGGACGCCGGACTGCTGGAGTCGGCGGCCTCCGAGCTGGTCACCGGTCCCGCGCTCGCCGCGGTGCTCGACTACGACGGTTCGGTGGCGGCTCAGGTGGGGCTCAAGCGGTTGACCAGTGAACTGGTGGGCCGCTTCGCCTCGGCGGCGGTGCGCGCCACTCGGGCGGAGTTCGGGAGTGGACCGCTGACCCGATACGCGGCCGATCTGGTGGTGCCGGAGCAGGTGGCCGCAGAGGTGGCGGTGCTCAAGGCCATGGCCCTGCGCTACGTCATGAGTGATCCGGAGCGGTTGCGGCTGCAGCAGTCCCAGCGCCGGATCCTGACCGAACTGGTGAACGCGCTCGTCGAGCGCGCCCCCGCCTCGTTGACCCCGGTGGCGGCAGCCGCGTGGGAGGCCGCGCCGGATGACGGGGGCCGGTTGCGGGCCGTGCTTGACCAGGTCGCCTCGTTCACCGACGCGCAGGCGGTGTCTTGGCATGCACGTTGGGTGTTCGGAACCGATTGTTCGGTGTGA
- a CDS encoding serpin family protein: MNAHVRFLWRLHRRLAPDPREDFCWSPHSVVATLGLLAAVSRGRTRAEVAEALGSDPAEAEFVEPLNAAARLDAESGEGVRLAVANRLWVDERLPLDPAGPRTLEGRFAAEVRAADFHDAPERARERINADVADVTRGLVPELVEPGAVNSETVAALVNALYLKAPWHEAFDPKDTSSDSFHTCRGALPVPFMRLTTRLGYAARHGWQVVRMGVGGGLQAFVLLPDAELATAEPGLGHDRLPELLDAVEERPVRLSLPRFAVSGSGALDEPFAALGVRRAFTPAADFTPLTPRPLRVSTALHEAVLRVDEQGLEGAAATAAMMRLTSLFDDPVRVSVDRPFLFLVRHRDSGVVHFLARVTDPSRTATDG; this comes from the coding sequence GTGAATGCCCATGTCCGGTTCCTGTGGCGGTTGCATCGGCGGCTCGCCCCCGATCCCCGCGAGGACTTCTGCTGGTCCCCCCACTCGGTGGTGGCCACCCTTGGACTGCTGGCCGCCGTTTCCCGGGGACGCACCCGCGCGGAAGTGGCGGAAGCCCTCGGCTCGGACCCGGCCGAGGCTGAGTTCGTCGAACCGCTGAACGCGGCCGCGCGTCTCGACGCCGAGTCCGGGGAAGGGGTCCGCCTGGCGGTCGCCAACCGGCTGTGGGTCGACGAGCGACTGCCGCTCGACCCCGCGGGCCCGCGAACCCTCGAAGGGCGGTTCGCCGCCGAGGTCCGCGCCGCCGACTTCCACGACGCCCCGGAACGGGCCAGGGAGCGGATCAACGCCGACGTCGCGGACGTGACGCGAGGGCTGGTCCCCGAGCTGGTCGAACCGGGAGCGGTGAACTCGGAGACCGTCGCCGCGCTGGTCAACGCGCTCTACCTGAAGGCCCCGTGGCACGAGGCGTTCGACCCGAAGGACACGAGCTCCGACTCGTTCCACACCTGCCGAGGGGCGTTGCCGGTGCCCTTCATGCGGTTGACCACCCGGCTCGGCTACGCGGCCCGGCACGGTTGGCAGGTCGTCCGGATGGGAGTGGGGGGCGGACTCCAGGCGTTCGTGCTGCTGCCCGACGCCGAGCTGGCCACCGCCGAACCCGGGCTCGGCCACGACCGGCTGCCGGAACTGCTCGACGCGGTCGAGGAACGACCGGTCCGGCTCTCGTTGCCGCGCTTCGCGGTGTCCGGTTCCGGCGCGTTGGACGAACCGTTCGCCGCGCTGGGAGTGCGACGGGCCTTCACCCCGGCCGCCGACTTCACGCCCCTGACCCCGCGGCCGCTGCGGGTGTCCACCGCGCTGCACGAAGCCGTGCTGCGGGTCGACGAGCAGGGGCTCGAAGGGGCCGCCGCCACCGCGGCGATGATGCGGCTGACCTCGCTGTTCGACGATCCCGTCCGGGTGAGCGTGGATCGGCCGTTCCTGTTCCTGGTCCGGCACCGGGACAGCGGTGTGGTGCACTTCCTGGCCAGGGTCACCGATCCGAGCCGCACGGCGACCGACGGTTGA
- a CDS encoding sigma factor-like helix-turn-helix DNA-binding protein: MRSAEEALAAEFDSPRARLLGLVYRLTGSITESEEVVRRTRQRSAEPRDHAGPSGSDPDEWLCGPPGRLSIERALAGAAHREHYVGPWLPEPIVTWQANTRPLDPLETLGRAEDVRMAALRVLQQLTPEQRIALVMHENFEVPFDRIAGMLGCTVTAAGQYASRARRAMNEARPPHRVPAAEQHELIETLLTALAAGDQWRLARLLHPHVSVHGDSDGKARTALRPVHGRDKVTRFLLSMMRKYPSATLLNLRSVLVNGDPGLLLPGIRGGGSSQGGVSARVIGFAVRDGCVAEIHDIVNPDKLTRVSSPHGGA, translated from the coding sequence GTGCGATCGGCTGAGGAAGCTCTTGCGGCGGAGTTCGACAGCCCGCGTGCGCGGCTGCTCGGACTCGTCTACCGGCTCACCGGCAGCATCACCGAATCCGAGGAGGTGGTGCGGCGGACCCGACAGCGGTCGGCCGAACCACGCGACCACGCGGGCCCGTCCGGGAGTGATCCGGACGAGTGGCTGTGCGGCCCGCCGGGAAGGCTCTCGATCGAGCGGGCGTTGGCCGGCGCGGCACACCGCGAGCACTACGTCGGCCCGTGGCTGCCCGAACCGATCGTGACGTGGCAGGCGAACACCCGGCCCCTCGATCCGCTGGAGACGCTCGGGCGCGCCGAGGACGTGCGCATGGCGGCGTTGCGGGTGCTGCAGCAGCTCACACCGGAGCAGCGGATCGCGCTGGTGATGCACGAGAACTTCGAGGTCCCGTTCGACAGGATCGCCGGGATGCTCGGTTGCACGGTCACCGCCGCCGGCCAGTACGCCTCACGGGCGCGGCGTGCCATGAACGAGGCGCGGCCACCGCACCGGGTACCCGCCGCCGAGCAGCACGAACTCATCGAGACGCTGCTCACCGCGCTGGCGGCGGGTGACCAGTGGCGGCTGGCGCGGTTGCTTCACCCGCACGTGAGCGTGCACGGCGACAGCGACGGCAAGGCGCGCACGGCGCTGCGGCCGGTGCACGGCCGGGACAAGGTCACCCGTTTCCTGCTCAGCATGATGCGCAAGTACCCGTCAGCCACGCTGCTGAACCTGCGCTCGGTACTGGTCAACGGGGACCCGGGACTGCTCCTCCCCGGAATTCGGGGCGGCGGCTCCTCCCAGGGGGGCGTATCGGCCCGAGTGATCGGGTTCGCGGTGCGCGACGGCTGCGTCGCCGAGATCCACGACATCGTCAACCCGGACAAGCTGACCAGGGTGTCCTCCCCGCACGGAGGTGCCTGA
- the dnaG gene encoding DNA primase: protein MAGRIRESDIAEVRESNRIDDVVGEYVALRRSGGDAFKGLCPFHDEKTPSFNVRANHGTFHCFGCGEGGDVIAFLMKTEHLGFVEAVERLADRAGVRLRYEDGNPTSRREPGTRARLVEANRLAAAFYAERLRSEEARQAREFLTERGFGEEAATRFGCGFAPSGWDKLTKYLLNQGFEPEELYKAGLSREGRHGPMDRFHRRLLWPLKDLGGDVVGFGARRIFDDDPIEAKYINTPATPVFNKSQVLFGIDLAKREIAKRHQTVVVEGYTDVMAMHLAGVPTAVASCGTAFGDEHIAVLRRLMMDDDTFRGEVIYTFDGDEAGQNAALKAFDGEQRFAAQTYVAITPGGDDPCELRQRRGDAAVRDLVARRRPLFEFAIRSLLDGYDLDSVDGRVAALKRTVPLVARIKDPASRDGYAVQLSGWTGWNDENQVVRRVREYSGESANGNRRAARQRRADREPASGEEQLPQRPPRHDQLRWSQRESLKAALQMPALAGPVYDSLPEEAFTEPGYAKLHTALLKAGGTQSGLAGSTLVEAVREQCPDEPSTRLLSQLAVETPDTKSEQDHRYVGGVLARLRERMVARQIDEIKSRVQRLSPLDDAEEYHALFGDLVALEQYHRSLQQQAADGVV, encoded by the coding sequence GTGGCGGGACGAATCCGGGAAAGCGACATCGCCGAAGTACGCGAGAGCAACCGGATCGACGATGTCGTCGGTGAGTACGTCGCGTTGCGCCGTTCCGGTGGTGACGCGTTCAAGGGGCTCTGCCCGTTCCACGACGAGAAGACCCCCTCCTTCAACGTGCGAGCCAACCACGGCACTTTCCACTGCTTCGGGTGCGGTGAGGGTGGTGACGTCATCGCCTTCCTGATGAAGACCGAACACCTCGGCTTCGTCGAGGCGGTGGAACGCCTGGCCGACCGCGCCGGCGTGCGGCTGCGCTACGAGGACGGCAACCCGACGAGCCGTCGGGAACCCGGGACCCGCGCCCGGCTGGTGGAGGCCAACCGGCTCGCCGCGGCGTTCTACGCCGAGCGGTTGCGCTCGGAGGAGGCGCGGCAGGCGCGGGAGTTCCTCACCGAACGCGGTTTCGGGGAGGAGGCGGCCACCCGGTTCGGCTGTGGTTTCGCCCCCAGCGGCTGGGACAAGCTGACCAAGTACCTGCTGAACCAGGGGTTCGAGCCCGAGGAGCTCTACAAGGCGGGACTGTCCCGGGAGGGCAGGCACGGCCCCATGGACCGGTTCCACCGCAGGCTGCTCTGGCCGTTGAAGGACCTCGGCGGTGACGTGGTGGGGTTCGGAGCGCGCCGGATCTTCGACGACGACCCGATCGAGGCCAAGTACATCAACACCCCCGCCACGCCGGTCTTCAACAAGTCGCAGGTGCTGTTCGGCATCGATCTGGCGAAACGCGAGATAGCCAAGCGCCACCAGACGGTGGTGGTGGAGGGCTACACCGACGTGATGGCCATGCACCTCGCCGGGGTTCCCACGGCGGTGGCCTCCTGCGGCACGGCGTTCGGTGACGAGCACATCGCGGTGCTGCGTCGGCTGATGATGGACGACGACACCTTCCGTGGTGAGGTCATCTACACCTTCGACGGCGACGAGGCGGGGCAGAACGCGGCGCTGAAGGCCTTCGACGGCGAGCAGCGCTTCGCGGCACAGACCTACGTCGCCATCACTCCGGGAGGCGACGATCCCTGCGAACTGCGGCAGCGCCGGGGGGACGCGGCCGTGCGCGACCTGGTGGCCCGGCGGCGGCCGCTCTTCGAGTTCGCCATCCGCAGCCTGCTCGACGGCTACGACCTGGACTCGGTGGACGGCCGGGTCGCCGCGCTCAAACGCACGGTGCCGCTGGTCGCGCGGATCAAGGACCCCGCGAGCAGGGACGGCTACGCCGTGCAGCTGTCCGGCTGGACCGGCTGGAACGACGAGAACCAGGTGGTGCGGCGGGTACGGGAGTACTCCGGTGAGTCCGCCAACGGGAACCGCCGCGCAGCCAGGCAGCGGCGTGCCGACCGTGAGCCCGCCTCCGGTGAGGAGCAGCTGCCGCAACGGCCGCCGCGCCACGACCAGTTGCGCTGGTCCCAGCGGGAGTCGCTGAAGGCGGCGCTGCAGATGCCCGCCCTGGCGGGCCCGGTCTACGACTCGCTGCCGGAGGAGGCCTTCACCGAGCCGGGGTATGCCAAGCTCCACACCGCCCTGCTCAAGGCCGGTGGGACCCAGTCCGGACTCGCCGGCTCCACCCTGGTGGAGGCGGTGCGGGAGCAGTGCCCGGACGAACCGTCCACCAGACTGCTCTCCCAACTCGCGGTGGAGACGCCGGACACCAAGTCCGAACAGGACCACCGCTACGTCGGTGGTGTCCTCGCCCGG